Part of the Cydia fagiglandana chromosome 26, ilCydFagi1.1, whole genome shotgun sequence genome, aaatcatttatccatatatattcatatttttgataattttatacgtgtttattttgagttttagtcgtttgtcgatagatggcagtaaatttacagacatttactatgacaggacccctctatactatctattcttttttatGGTAGCAAGGGATGtgttatgccggctacatacgtaacgataaatcgttgcgataaaactgtgcagataaatcgaaccgtgtgttatgacaaatcgttgtcgattatcgtatcGTAAAATTGCCGACTAGAGCTGCGCTGAGCGAGGATAGGGTATTCTACTGGTTTTTAACAAATACATCTCTGGGGGAAACGTATCCTTTTTCTTTAATTATTTGGTAGCCTAGTGGTAAGAGTGTGTGACTTTCAATCTAGAGGTCGCGGATTCAGTCCCGGCTCGCAAATTATGTACAGTAAGCGGCAATACTTGCTGAGTGGtagaggtgttcaaaatgatcttgacgcgactttattgttaagataataaGACCGCGTCAAGGTAATGTTGAACAATTTGCCCGCTTAGGAACTATTGCTGCTAACTATACCTACCATGTAACATTTGATATTCAGATACCAGTGATTTTCGGtggaggaaaacatcgtgaggaaactggagCAATCCCCATAAGGTCCAGTTTCCCCTGTGGAtaggaaggtcagatggcagtctctTTCGTAGAAACGAATGCCTACGCCATTTCTAGGGATTCGTTGCCAAGCGGATCTcagactcccatgagccgtggtaaaaaGCCGGGATAGCGTTAGGAAGATGATGATATATTCAAAGACTATTTaacacaaatattttatttacatacatagtaTACAATATTAGATAATTtaaaccatagactaggaattccTAGTCTAacttaaacataataataagCTAAGCCTAAGTTTATTTGCCACAATGAGAGGCAAAAGAAGTACttcaattaaattacataaGGATTTTTTAACACTTAGGTACATATCACATTCTTTTACATTCgtaaataaagtattattatacaatattaaacataggtacctacttagtacgaacacttggtaatatatatgtataacaacATGGTACACTACTAAATTACAATCACATACATGAGACTTTTGGACAAGTCTTGTCtataaaagtacctaaaatACATTCCAACGGATATTTATATAGAGGATTCtttgttaaatttaatatttaataagtgttccggaacaaagttttgtacggaacactaaaaatagcaTATTCCTCACAATACGATCTTAAATTGAGATTCGGGTCCTCAATGACTAACTTCGACCTCGGCGGAAttcgcgaggccgaaggccgaccacCAAAACACAACCACACAAGTGGTGGCGGCCTCAAGGCTGGGATCAGATAGGGTAATGCACTAAGCCGAAGGCTGAGCTCCATATATGGCCGAAGACTAGGCTGGAAGGCCAAGCTGCAGGGCCATTCCACGAAAAGGTCTACCTTGTCAAGGAAGTGACACGTATGGCAGCTATTACCAGAAATCATTATTGAGATAGAGATATTTAGAATTATACCGTCAAATGTAAAGTTATCAAACGATCTCGTGTCAATTATCGGCTTCTTAACTTTTTTAGAAGTTGGTTAAAAGCGTTAAAAAATAGCGTCACGTGTCTGACACCTTTTTGAAATGCCCTTGTACTTCTAGCACCAACTTCGCAAAATGTGTCCGCTACAGACTACCTCTTTTTTCTCCTCTTACTTGATCCTGCAGTCTTTGTCTTTCTGATTTTAGTACATCGTTTTCTGGTGATCCGAGTTTTTGAGACCAATGGTAATTTTAACTGCACCATTTTCCCGTTGTCTCTGTCTACAACTGACGCTCCGACAAGACGGATATACTCTTGTAAAtctgttatatattttttatgcttTACTGCATCGGAGAGAGGATCCAGCTCACATTGAAAGTTATTTAAGATCAAAACACACACTATTACATGGCACACCAGTTTTTCTTTCATAGCTAGTGATGTGATTCTACAGGTAGACGTAGATTTACTGTTACGACCACATTTATTTTCAGAAAGTTCTGTAAATCTTTTCCTAATTAAATGATTCAATGTCTTAGAATAGTGGCATATTTGGAAGTTAGGTTTATTCATTTGCGAGCTCGGGAcatgtatgaattttattagTTCACTTGCGTAAACTGCTAGTACTGTTAACTGCAGGGAGAGCAACTGGTTTTCTATCATGGACTGTATGTATGGGTGTAGATACTCACTATAATCACTCTTTTCCAACTCACAGTAAATCTTCTCGCATTTACTTTTAGAAAAAATTTTGTCTATAAGATAGACATTTTCAAGTTCAGTTGCATCTCTATCAATAGGCAGTACGTAGAAGTCATCTGGGTCAATTATGTCGTCTGTATCTACCATATTTTCATTACATTCTGTTAGGTCTTTATCGACAGTATGATGTTTcgaagttttatttataatgtcCCTCGTCTTTGGTACTAATGGTAATTTTAACTCTACCAATGATCCCTCGTCTTCATTATCAATCACCGCTCCAACAAGTACAGTTGCTTCTCTGTCAAGAGTTGGTAGATAGAAATCATCCGGGTCAATTTTGTCAGTCCCTGTTTCCTCCCCGCCTCCCCCTTTCCGCTTCTTCAAGTCCCGTTCAATTATTTGAGCCTCTTTTCTCAGTATAGTGGTTTTTGTAACTAACGGTAATTTTAACTGCACTGCCGTTTCACTGTCTTCGTTTATAACTGATGTTTGAACACATTCATCTTCAGACAAAATCTTATCTGTGTGATAAACATCGTCAACTTCAGTTGCTGTTGGTAGATAGGAATCATCCGGGTCATTTTTGTCAGTCCCTGCTTTCTCTTTCCGCTTCTTCAAGTTCCGTTTAATCTTTTGAGCATATTTTCTCAGTATAGTCGCCCGAATTTTTGGAACTAAGGGCAATTTTAACTTCACCATCGTTTCATCATCACCAATTTCTATGGTTGCTGCAACATAACTAACCAATTTTCGTAAAGGTTCTTGGCAGTATTTCCCTTTTATCGCATCCGACAAAGAATCCATTTCAAATTGAAAGTCATTTAAGATCAACGTACATACTATTATGTGACACACAATTTTATTTCTCATTGCTCGTGACCTTGAAAGCCCTGACCGTGTTTTATATTTAACCTGTTCAGTGAACCTTTTCAATATGATTTCATATAATGTCTTAGAATGTTGGCAAATTTTGGAGTTACCTGTTCTGATTTCGTCAAGGCTGGCATGTAAGAACTTTAAGAGTACACTTGCATATACAGCTAGCACTGTAAACTCTAAAGACAGAGTCTTGTTTTCCACAAATTGCTTTATGTACGGATGTAAATCGTCCATATAATTCTTTTCCCCTAGTTCAAAAAAAATCTGGGAATACTGATCTTCAGAGAAAATCTTCTTTATAACATATACATCTTCAAGATTGGTTGCTTCCCTGTTAAGAAATGGTACATAAAACTCATCTGGATCGATTTCGCAATAGAACTCATCTTCGTCGATTTCATAATGATCCTCGCACTGCACGAACTTCTTGTCATTTTTATGAGGCTTTGGTTTTCTGAGGGGGTCCTGAGGCTTTGGTTTTCTAAGGGGGCCCTGAGGTTTTGGAACTAACGGTAATTTTAACTGCATTGCCATTTCACTATCTTCGTTTGTAATTGATGTTTGAACACTTTGAACACATTCATCTTCAGACAAATTCTTCTCTATGTGAGTAACATCTTCAACTACAGTTGCCGCTGATAGACAGGAGTCATCCGGGTCATTTTTGTCAGCTTCTGCTTTCTCCTTCCGCTTGTTCAAGTCCCTTTTCATTTTATGCGCAAATTGTTTCGGTATAGAGGCCCGAATTTTTGGAACTAAGGGCAATTTTAACTTCACCATTGTTTTGTCATCACCAATTTCTATGGTTGCTGCAACATAACTAACCAATTTTCGTAAAGGTTCTTGGCAGTTTTTCCCTTTTATCGCATCCGACAAAGAATCCATTTCAAATTGAAAGTCATTTAAGATCAACGTACATACTATTATGTGACACACAATTTTATTTCTCATTGCTCGTGTCCTTGAAATTTTTGTCCGTTTTTCATACTGAACACGTTCTGTAAACCTTTTCAATAACATTTCATATAATGTCTTAGAATGTTGGCAAATTTTGGAGTTACCTGTTCTGATTTCGTCAGGGGTGGCATGTAAGAACTTTAAGAGTACACTTGCATATACCGCTAGCACTGTAAACTCTAAAGAAAGAGTTTTATTTTCCACAATTTGCTTTATGTACCGATGTAAATCGTCCAAATAATTGTTTTCCGCTAGTTCAAAAAAAATCTGAGAATACTCATTGTCAGAGAAAATCTGATTTATAACATATACATCTTCAAGATTGGTTGCTTCTCGATTAAGAAACGGTACATAGAACTCATCGGGGTCGATTTCGTAATAATCCTTGCGCTGCACAAAGTCCTTTTTAATTTTAGTCACCCTTGGTTTTTTTACAACCTGCTTTTTGGACGAAATCTTATTTTTGTGATATACGCCTCTAACTGTAGAAGCTTCTCTATTAACAGGCGGTATATGGAACTCTTCAGAGTAATTGTCTTCTAACTCTGTAAGATTTTTTGGGTGCATAACTAAGGGCAATTTTAACTTTACTATTGTTCCATCATACCCTTTTTCAATTGTT contains:
- the LOC134677357 gene encoding uncharacterized protein LOC134677357 codes for the protein MSELTVHSVCTKGPIYPTLLYFQNGRPTKEFETNCAVLQDKNKSRTIVMEASELVYAGNEEKEDSGKILILARDRISGKVRLIEVDSAYLKPLTKTDLDHLEHQHDVQAKHSKMVSKKNKTLNKLNAQRDTGQTDNLVACNNSIGEVDIQPTDREINRGELDCLQQQHEISSSEFLEFERKKLEQREKLKINVLTAMEPEQTEMEAKKQKNAPVKRGATKVRGVHHKKKLKLPLVLKPHTRLKKPKLNIVKKDFVKRKDYNEIDPDEFYVPFLNREATTLEDVYVIKKIFSEDEYFQIYSEVAEIIYLDDLHPYIQQFVENKTLSLEFTVLAVYASVLLKFLHTSLDEIQTGNSKICQHSKTLNEILLTRFTECVQYEKRKSITRSRAMRNKIVCHIIVCTLILNDFQFEMDSLSDVIERKRKNHEPLPKLVSLVAATIEKGYDGTIVKLKLPLVMHPKNLTELEDNYSEESHIPPVNREASTVRGVYHKKKISSKKQLLKKPRATKIKKDFVQRNDYYEIDPDEFYVPFLNREATNLEDVYVINQIFSDNDYSQIFFELAENNYLDDFHPYIKQFVEKKTLSLEFTVLAVYASVLLKFLHASLDEIETDNSKICQHSKTLYGILLKRFTERVQYEKRSALSRSRAMRNKIVCHIIVCTLIINDFQFEMDSLSDAIKGKTCQEPLRKLVSYVAATIEIGDDKTMVKLKLPLVPKIRASIPKQFAHKMKRDLKKRKEKAEADKNDPDDSCLSAATVVEDVTHIEKNLSEDECVQSVQTSITNEDSEMAMQLKLPLVPKPQGPLRKPKPQDPLRKPKPHKNDKKFVQCKDHYEIDPDEFYVPFLNREATNLEDVYVINQIFSDNEYSQIFFELAEYNYLDDLHRYIKQIVENKTLSLEFTVLAVYASVLLKFLHASLDEIRTGNSKICQHSKTLYEILLKRFTERVQYEKGTKISRSRAMRNKIVCHIIVCTLILNDFQFEMYSLSDVIERKNHEPLPKLVSLVAATIEKGYDGTIVKLKLPLVMHPKNLTELEDNYSEEFHIPPVNREASTVRGVYHKNKISSKKQVVKKPRVTKIKKDFVQRKDYYEIDPDEFYVPFLNREATNLEDVYVINQIFSDNEYSQIFFELAENNYLDDLHRYIKQIVENKTLSLEFTVLAVYASVLLKFLHATPDEIRTGNSKICQHSKTLYEMLLKRFTERVQYEKRTKISRTRAMRNKIVCHIIVCTLILNDFQFEMDSLSDAIKGKNCQEPLRKLVSYVAATIEIGDDKTMVKLKLPLVPKIRASIPKQFAHKMKRDLNKRKEKAEADKNDPDDSCLSAATVVEDVTHIEKNLSEDECVQSVQTSITNEDSEMAMQLKLPLVPKPQGPLRKPKPQDPLRKPKPHKNDKKFVQCEDHYEIDEDEFYCEIDPDEFYVPFLNREATNLEDVYVIKKIFSEDQYSQIFFELGEKNYMDDLHPYIKQFVENKTLSLEFTVLAVYASVLLKFLHASLDEIRTGNSKICQHSKTLYEIILKRFTEQVKYKTRSGLSRSRAMRNKIVCHIIVCTLILNDFQFEMDSLSDAIKGKYCQEPLRKLVSYVAATIEIGDDETMVKLKLPLVPKIRATILRKYAQKIKRNLKKRKEKAGTDKNDPDDSYLPTATEVDDVYHTDKILSEDECVQTSVINEDSETAVQLKLPLVTKTTILRKEAQIIERDLKKRKGGGGEETGTDKIDPDDFYLPTLDREATVLVGAVIDNEDEGSLVELKLPLVPKTRDIINKTSKHHTVDKDLTECNENMVDTDDIIDPDDFYVLPIDRDATELENVYLIDKIFSKSKCEKIYCELEKSDYSEYLHPYIQSMIENQLLSLQLTVLAVYASELIKFIHVPSSQMNKPNFQICHYSKTLNHLIRKRFTELSENKCGRNSKSTSTCRITSLAMKEKLVCHVIVCVLILNNFQCELDPLSDAVKHKKYITDLQEYIRLVGASVVDRDNGKMVQLKLPLVSKTRITRKRCTKIRKTKTAGSSKRRKKR